The proteins below are encoded in one region of Alosa sapidissima isolate fAloSap1 chromosome 24, fAloSap1.pri, whole genome shotgun sequence:
- the stub1 gene encoding E3 ubiquitin-protein ligase CHIP, which produces MAGSPEKSSSAQELKEQGNRLFLCRKYQEAATCYSKAINRNPSVAVYYTNRALCYVKLQQYDKALADCKHALELDTQSVKAHFFLGQCHLELENYEEAIGNLQRAYNLAKEQRLNFGDDIPSALRLAKKKRWNSLEEKRINQENELHAYLTKLILAEKEREIEECREKQVDDNQSGSEISKIKSKHDKYLLDMDELFAQVDEKRKKREIPDYLCGKISFELMREPCITPSGITYDRKDIEEHLQRVGHFDPVTRSPLTQDQLIPNLAMKEVIDAFIQENGWVEDY; this is translated from the exons ATGGCGGGGAGCCCCGAGAAGAGTTCGTCCGCCCAGGAGCTGAAGGAGCAAGGCAACCGGCTTTTTCTCTGCCGCAAATACCAGGAGGCCGCTACCTGCTACAGTAAAGCAATA aATCGAAATCCATCAGTAGCTGTGTACTACACAAACCGTGCCCTGTGCTATGTGAAACTACAGCAGTACGACAAAGCATTAGCTGATTGCAAACACGCCCTTGAACTGGACACCCAATCCGTGAAAGCTCACTTCTTTTTGGGCCAATGCCACTTGGAGCTTGAGAATTATGAAGAGGCCATAGGAAACCTACAGAGAG CTTATAACCTGGCAAAGGAGCAGCGCCTGAACTTTGGTGATGACATCCCAAGCGCACTGCGTCTTGCAAAGAAGAAACGCTGGAATAGTTTGGAGGAGAAACGCATCAACCAGGAAAACGAGCTGCACGCCTATCTTACAAAGCTTATCCTGGCggagaaagagag GGAAATCGAGGAATGCAGAGAGAAGCAAGTGGATGATAATCAGAGTGGAAGTGAGATCAGCAAAATCAAGTCAAAACAC GATAAGTATCTGCTGGACATGGATGAGCTGTTTGCTCAGGTGGATGAGAAAAGAAAG AAAAGAGAGATCCCAGACTACCTGTGTGGAAAGATCAGTTTTGAATTGATGAGAGAACCCTGCATCACCCCCAGCGGCATCACCTACGATCGCAAAGACATTGAGGAACATCTACAG CGTGTTGGCCATTTTGATCCAGTGACTCGCAGCCCCCTGACCCAGGACCAGCTCATCCCCAATCTGGCAATGAAGGAAGTGATCGACGCTTTTATCCAAGAGAATGGCTGGGTGGAGGATTattga